DNA from Leptospira terpstrae serovar Hualin str. LT 11-33 = ATCC 700639:
CCAATTTTAGATTCTTCTGGAGTTACGGTTCTTCCGTCTTCATACCAATAATATTTGTCAACGGAATAAGCGGCTTCCACCATAAGACAACGCATGGCAGCCAGTTCTCTTTCCATACGGTCCAAAATACGACGGACTGCTGGAATTTCATAAATTGGTTTTCCGAATTGAATTCTTTCTTTTGCATATTTGAGGGCTTCTTCATAAGCTGCAGTAACAATCCCGGTTCCTTGGGAAGATACACTGAGGCGGGCGCCATTGAGCATTCCCATTACATACTTCACAAGTCCGAAACCTTCTTTACCAACCAAATGCCCTTCGCTATTTTCAAACACAGTTTCGCATGTTGCGGATGCTTTGATTCCTAGTTTTTTTTCTATTCCTTGGACAGCATAATTTTTGTTTTCAACGATAAAGAAGGAAAGACCTCTTGCTCCACTTTCTTGTGTTCCCGTTCGTGCTAGTGTAAGTGTAATCCCCGGACTTCCGTTGATACCGCAAGCTACAGTTTGAAATCTTTTGGTCCCATTGAGATACCACTTATCATTTGTCTTTGTTGCTTTGGTCGTAACATTCGGTAAATCTGATCCAAAATCTGGTTCTGAAAGTCCCATAGTGACTGTGTAATTTCCTGAAATTAATTTAGGAATCCATTCTTCTTTCATTTCGTCGGATGCACAGACTTCTAAGATGGCAGCAAGTCCCATACTACCCACAGCAATGGTGATGGAACTATCGGACCTGTACATGAGCTCAGCAATCATTGCTTTGATGATGCTTGGTGCTCCTAATCCGCCATATCTTCTTTTAAATGCAACGGGACCAAGACCGGCATCATGGTACATTTTGATTACATCCACCATTTCTTGCGGGTGAATTACATTTCCATTATCAAATTTTAGTCCTTTGGAATCTACTACACCTGCCACCTGAGATACATACATTCCGCTGATTTCTCCGCAAGATTTTAGGATCTCTTCGTAAAATGATTTCGCCTCATCTACATTAGATGGTGCATATTCTAGTCTAGGATTATTGTTTTCCGAGTATAACTTTGAGTCTGAGAATTGATTTTCGTATATAGGTACAATTTCGTTCCAATCGATTAATTCGTAAAAATGTTCCTTTAAATCTTCGTTGGTTTGAAAGTAGTTGCTTTGGATCATATCATTACCTTTTGGATTAGAAGACAAATTTTATAGATGTGAGGCGATTAAAAAATAATCGTATAACAAAAAAAATTGGATTTGATCTTTCTGGTGAACTGATCGGTATACTTTGTTTACGGGGATAGAATAGGAAAACAAAAGAGAACATAGTAACAAAATTTTAGATTGGAGGAAATCTAGCAAAATTAATGAGAAATTAAGGTTTCTTTTTTATTGATTCAATTTAGAATTCTAAATCTATCTCCGTCAAAGCCATTGCTGTTTTGTCGGAACAGGAGACTTATGAAACAACTCATTTCCATTCTTACACTCGTTTTCGTTATTCAATGCGCCAGTGTGCCTACTGCCCAACTTCCGATAAAATCAACAGTTGCTGGATCGCCAGTGGAATACAAATTGGATGGGAAAACTTACGAAGGTTATCTCGCTACCGATTCCTCAATTACTGGAAAAAGACCTGGCATTCTAGTGATTCATGAATGGTGGGGATTAAACGAGTATCCAAAACAACGGGCAAGGCAATTAGCAGACCAAGGTTATGTAGCTTTTGTTATGGATGTTTATGGGAAAGGGATTCTTGCAAAAGACCATGTAGAGGCAGGAAAACTGTCCGGTGCCAATGGAGATCCAAAAATCATTCTTAAAAAAATCTACAAAGCACTCGATATCCTAAAATCAAATCCAAATGTGGATTCTAGAAAAATTGGTGCAATCGGTTATTGTTTTGGCGGCGGCGGTGTCATTGAACTTGCATTAGATGGCGCTGATTTAAAAGGAGGAGTGGTATCCTTCCATGGATTTTTAGGAAGTAAAAACTTGGCTTCTGGGGTAAAAAAAATCAAAAGCAAAGTTTTAGTACATCATGGAGCTGATGATCCTTTTATTCCGAAAGCCTCAGTTGAAACTTTTATCAAAACAGTTACAGATGCAAAAGCTCCTGTGACATTTGTTTCTCATCCAGGAGCCGTTCATGGGTTTACAAGACCAGGTTCTGAAAAACATGGACTTCCTGGATTGGCCTACAATGAAAAAGCAGACTATACATCTTTTGAAAGCATGAAAACTTTCTTTGCAGCAAACTTTAAATAGACGAGAGGAAGTACAAAGAGGGTAAGTGCACTGGCAGACACTAACCCTCCGATCACTACGGTAGCAAGAGGTCTTTGGACTTCTGCTCCTGGTGATGTGCTGATTGCCATTGGTATAAATCCTATCGATGCCAAAAGAGCTGTGGTAAGAACAGGTCTTAGTCTAGAGATGGCTGCTTCTTTGACTGCCTCTTCTTTAGTGATTCCCACATGTTCTAAACTTCGAATAAAACTTATCAACACAAGTCCATTGAGAACCGCAATTCCAAAGAGTGCTATAAAACCTACACCAGCCGAAATACTAAATGGTAAACTTCTGAGATAAAGTGCAAAAATTCCACCGGTGATTGCAAAAGGAACGTTTAAAAAGATGATGATGGCCGCAGAAACTTCGTTAAACGCAAAATAAAGAATTAAAAATATGATGATGAGTGTGATAGGTACCACAACATAAAGTGTTTTTGTGGCGGATTCAAATTTTTCAAACTCACCTCCAGTCGTATAATGGTAACCTACTGGAAACTTAATCTCATTTTCTAAAACTTTTTGTACTGAATTGACAGTACTAACCATATCACTACCACGAATATTAAACTGAACTAACGCATATCTGTTTTGATTTTGATGGTAAATTTGAACGGGGCCATCTTCGATTTGGATTTCCGACAACTCGTGTAAAGGAGCAAATGTATTTTTTCCAACTTTCACTGGAATATTTTTGATTTGTTCTGGGTTTGACCCAACATCAGTTTTTACAACAATTTCAAAACGTTTCATACCTTCATAAACGATACCTGCTGGGACTCCCGACGAAATAGATTCCGTAACTCGGTTGATATCTAATATTGATTGGTCATACCTTGCCAATTTCTCTCTGTTAGGTTTGATTCTGAGGTATTCCAGACCATACAATTGTTCAATCCTTAAGTCAACAACACCTGGGATGTGTTTAATTTTTGTAGAGATTTCTTCTGCAATAGATTTCAATTGAAGCAAATCATCTCCAAAAATTTTGATACCCACGTCGGCTCGGATTCCAGCCATAATTTCGTTGTTTCTCATTTCAATCGGTTGGGACAATCCGTAAGCCACTTGAGGGGCCACTCTTTCTATAATCTCTTGTAACTTAGATTCAATTTCCCCTTTGGTTAAGGTCCACTCTGACCTTGGTTTCATATCCATATACATATCAGTTTTTTCGACACCCATTGGTTCAATTGCTAACTCGGGAGATCCGGTTCTTGAAACCACTTCAGTGATTTCGGGTATTTCATTAAGAATAGCTTTTTCTATTTTCATAGAAGATTGTAATGATTCAGTTAAAGTTGTGGATGGGTAACGACTAATTTCGATGAGTAGATTTCCTTCATCTAATTTTGGTAAAAATTCCCCACCTAACCGAAAGAATAAAATAATAGAAAGAACAAGGATAACAATTGTGGAATATGTTACTTTTTTAGGTTCTCTTAGACAATAATCCAGTTTAGGAGTGTACCAGTTGTGGATTGTTTGGAAAAATTTTGTTTCTCCTTCTGCGATATGACCCCCTTTCAAGAAATAAGAGGCTAATACAGGAATGAGTGTGAGAGTCAAAAAGAAAGCTCCGAGTAACGCAAATAAAACGGTAGTAGCCATTGGAATAAACATTTTTCCTTCAGTTCCACTTAAGGTAAGGATAGGGATGTAAACGATTCCAATAATGATTTCACCATAAATGGTGGCTTTACGAACTTCAATCGTCGCAGTTAATATGGTTTCCTTTTGTTCCTTGCCGGTAAGATCTCTTTTTAATTCTTTTCGTTTTAATCCTAAACGCCTATGAGAGTTCTCAATCAGGATGACAGCACCATCAACAATGAGACCAAAATCAATTGCACCCATAGACATTAGGTTTGCGGGTAAGTCTCTCATAAACATAAGAGTGATAGCAAATAACATGGCAAGGGGAATGACAGAGGCAATGACTAATCCTGAGCGAAAATCACCAATCATCAGGAATAGGATTATGATTACAAGGATTGCCCCTTCGGAAAGGTTCCATACAATCGTGTTTAGAGTGTTTTTTACCATAATGGAACGATCATAATACGGTTTAATTTTCATTCCAGACGGTAGAGTTTTTTCTATTTGAGTGATTTTTTCTTTGACTGCGGTAGTTACCTCTAGAGAATTTTCACCGAGTAACATCAGTGTTACGGCACCAACTACTTCTGATTTTCCTGAGGCAGTGGCGGCGCCTTTACGTAATCTTGGACCTTCTATGATTTTTGCAATACTACTTAAATAAATAGGAAAACCATCTCCCATTTTACCTACTTGGATTTTTTCGAAATCAGAAGTTGTTTTTAATAATCCATCACTTCCTACAATCAACTGTTCGCCGGACCTTTCAATGTACCCACTTCCCGTTGAAAGGTTATTGGACTGAACTGCACTTACTATTTGGTTTAAGGAAACACCGAGTGATGCTGCTTTGAATGAATCGACTATGACTTGGTATTGTTTTGTTTTGCCACCAAAACTATTCACTTCTACAATTCCAGGAACTGTTTTGAGAGTTGGATTGATGTACCAATTCAAATAGGTGGTGAGTTCCATTTGGTTATGCAATTCACTTTCTAAGGTGAACTGAAAGACTTCTCCAAGTCCGGTAGTAATAGGACCAATCACTGGTTTTCCAAAAATAGCCGGTATGTTTTCCGATGCTTCAGTTAATTTTTCACTGACTAACTGTCTACTTTTCCATAGGTCAGTCCCGTCTGCAAAGACAGCAGTCACTAGAGAAAATCCATACCTTGATACTGACCTTACTTCTATTAAGTTAGGAATTCCTGTGATGGCTCTTTCCACTGGCAATGTAATGTATTGTTCAATTTCGAGAGTGGATAAGGCCGGTGATGTAGTAATCACTTGCACCTGGACATTGGTTATATCAGGAACAGCATCCACCTTTAAATGATTGAGTGAATAAATTCCACCAAACACTAGTAAAGCTGTTAATATGATTATGAATAATCTGTTTTGTAATGATATTTGGACAATTTTTGTTAAAAATTCCATAATTATTCTCCACCAAATGTTGATTTGAAGAGAATTGCCTTGAGTTCAAAGGCTCCTTTTGTAACTATCCTATCTCCCTGTGTGATTCCAGAAAGTACTTCCGTTTTTCCATCTGTAGTAATTCCTGTTGTGATTTCTTTCCATTTGAATTCGTTAGATTGCGATTCTATAAATACAAATTTTCGATTCTGGTAAGATTGAATGGCATTTTCTAAAATTTGAATTCCTGTTCTACCGTTGACACTTAATGTTGCCTTTCCAAACAATCCAATCTTTGCTTTACGATTTTTATTTTTAAAAACAAGTCTTGCGTGAACCGTCCTGGATTCGGGATCTACTTTTTCACCGATATGTTCTAATATTCCATCGAATTCTGAATCAGGATAAGCATTCAATATGATTTTTCCAGAAATACCTTCTGAAAGAAATTTCAGATCGTTCTCAAAAATCTTTGCTTGAAACCAAAGTTGAGAAAGTTCTGCAATCGTAGTTAGGATTTGGTTTCCTAATACAATGGATCCAGGGATTGCATTTCTTGACAAGGCAAGTCCAGACTTTGGAGCATATACTGTATATACTCCGGATGCAGAATTATCAATCGCAAGTCCATTTGCTCGTAAATTCTCTTCTGCCGAAATTTTTTCTGATTCTATGACTTTCAAATTTGATTCAGCATCAATTAGCTCCTGTTTGGCGGCTAAATTCATTTTGACCAAGGAACTGATTCTATTTAAGTTTTGTTCAGTGGCAATGTATTTAGATTTTGCAACTAAATAGGCAGACCTCAGTTTTGCAAGTTCTGGGGAATCAATGGTTGCTAACTTTTGTCCTTTTTCGATGGAATCACCTTCCACAAAGAAAACTGAAGTAATTCGCCCTGAAATCCTAGCTGGTACATCAATGATTGCGTCGGGAACAGCTTCTGTTTCTCCAATCAGTTCAATTTTAGTTTGGATCGGTTCGATTCTAACAACGTCTGTTTCTAATGAGAGGTTTTTTCTATTCTCCTCTAATAATTTCACTATATCTTTGGGTTCGTCTGAAATTTCGGAACTAGTGTTTGTTCCTCGGAATTTCCAAAGATAAATAGAGAAGGCAATGAGGATAAGGGAACTAAAAAGTAATATTGTTTGTTTTTTCATGGTTTGACCCCTAATGAGTCGCTAGGTAGTCCGAGAACACGAACGAGTTCAATTTGAGCTAATTCAAATTCTGATTTTGTGTTCAGGTAGTTTAGTTTTGTTTGTAAAAGAATTCGTTGATGGTTGATGGCATCTATAATTTTTATTTTTCCAAATCGAATGGCTTCTTGTAGATTTTTTAAATCCGATTCAGCCCTTTCCATTGTTTGTGTATCATATAGTTTAATTTCTTCAGAAAGAGTTAAATAATTGGTTAGAGCAAATAGAACTTCTTGTTTAATATTTCTAGAAACAGATTCTTTCAGTTCTTTAGAGCTATCAATTTTTGAAGATGCTATAATGGTTTCCCCTTCATAATCTCTCCAAACAGTCATAGGGAAACTTACCATTCCCCCAACCACTCTCTCATTAAATCCATCGTTTTGTGTAAAGGCACCTAAAGTTACGTTGGGAATTTTCTGACGTCTAACTTCATTTTGGCGTAGAACCGATAACTCAATTTCTTTTTCAGAAAGAGAAAGTTCTGGTCTCATCTGCATTGCCATTTGAATTAGATATACTTTTTCTTTTGGTAAGTCTTTGGGTAAAAACCAATGTTGAATTTGGGTTATATCTATTTCTAGAGGAGCACCGAGTAAAACTTCTAACTCTGACTTTGCATTTTCGGAAAGTCTATGTGTTTGGTTCCAAATTTTAAATATCCGAATTTCTTCTGATTCCGATAGGGATTCATCAATCCCTGGAGATAAACCTTCGTTCACTCTAGCTTTTGATACTTTTTTCAATTCTTTCACTAGATTTAAACTATTGAGACTATTTTCTTCTTCTAGATAAAGATATCGAAATCGAGTCATTTTTTTTAGAACTCCAAATTCTAAAAATCGCCTAACGGATTCTAAGCGAATGACTTGTGCTTTAAATTCTTCATCTGCAATTTGAATTGCGATCTCTCTTTTCCCATTAGTAAAAATTTCTTGGTTGACCATAACCTGAAAGTTATTTGCTGCAGTGGGTCCAGATAGTAAAGCGGGACCTGTAGAATCTCCTTTTCTAATTGCCGCATAACTATTGAAAACCGGATTTGATGGAAAGTAATAAGAGGCAATTTTTTTTCTGCCGGAAATTTCTCTTAGTTTGATTTCTTCAATTCGATAGTCAGGATGTTTACGCACAATACATTGACTGAGCTCTGTTAGAGAATTGAACTTTTGGCAACTAACTCCATAGGAATC
Protein-coding regions in this window:
- a CDS encoding acyl-CoA dehydrogenase family protein; its protein translation is MIQSNYFQTNEDLKEHFYELIDWNEIVPIYENQFSDSKLYSENNNPRLEYAPSNVDEAKSFYEEILKSCGEISGMYVSQVAGVVDSKGLKFDNGNVIHPQEMVDVIKMYHDAGLGPVAFKRRYGGLGAPSIIKAMIAELMYRSDSSITIAVGSMGLAAILEVCASDEMKEEWIPKLISGNYTVTMGLSEPDFGSDLPNVTTKATKTNDKWYLNGTKRFQTVACGINGSPGITLTLARTGTQESGARGLSFFIVENKNYAVQGIEKKLGIKASATCETVFENSEGHLVGKEGFGLVKYVMGMLNGARLSVSSQGTGIVTAAYEEALKYAKERIQFGKPIYEIPAVRRILDRMERELAAMRCLMVEAAYSVDKYYWYEDGRTVTPEESKIGKFWEKVANTLTPISKYYNSEMCNDLVYDGLQVLGGAGYTEDYDLSRLYRDARITNIYDGTTQIQVNAAIGGVTSGMSPTGAFRAYLDHLSNGSESNPKLQEIRILFESIVETYKSIADQQIKDAHSFEVVESAARVVVGYLMERAKNKSTNRKELRTQWCKEFHKDSLAILSANKIKLS
- a CDS encoding dienelactone hydrolase family protein — translated: MKQLISILTLVFVIQCASVPTAQLPIKSTVAGSPVEYKLDGKTYEGYLATDSSITGKRPGILVIHEWWGLNEYPKQRARQLADQGYVAFVMDVYGKGILAKDHVEAGKLSGANGDPKIILKKIYKALDILKSNPNVDSRKIGAIGYCFGGGGVIELALDGADLKGGVVSFHGFLGSKNLASGVKKIKSKVLVHHGADDPFIPKASVETFIKTVTDAKAPVTFVSHPGAVHGFTRPGSEKHGLPGLAYNEKADYTSFESMKTFFAANFK
- a CDS encoding efflux RND transporter permease subunit, coding for MEFLTKIVQISLQNRLFIIILTALLVFGGIYSLNHLKVDAVPDITNVQVQVITTSPALSTLEIEQYITLPVERAITGIPNLIEVRSVSRYGFSLVTAVFADGTDLWKSRQLVSEKLTEASENIPAIFGKPVIGPITTGLGEVFQFTLESELHNQMELTTYLNWYINPTLKTVPGIVEVNSFGGKTKQYQVIVDSFKAASLGVSLNQIVSAVQSNNLSTGSGYIERSGEQLIVGSDGLLKTTSDFEKIQVGKMGDGFPIYLSSIAKIIEGPRLRKGAATASGKSEVVGAVTLMLLGENSLEVTTAVKEKITQIEKTLPSGMKIKPYYDRSIMVKNTLNTIVWNLSEGAILVIIILFLMIGDFRSGLVIASVIPLAMLFAITLMFMRDLPANLMSMGAIDFGLIVDGAVILIENSHRRLGLKRKELKRDLTGKEQKETILTATIEVRKATIYGEIIIGIVYIPILTLSGTEGKMFIPMATTVLFALLGAFFLTLTLIPVLASYFLKGGHIAEGETKFFQTIHNWYTPKLDYCLREPKKVTYSTIVILVLSIILFFRLGGEFLPKLDEGNLLIEISRYPSTTLTESLQSSMKIEKAILNEIPEITEVVSRTGSPELAIEPMGVEKTDMYMDMKPRSEWTLTKGEIESKLQEIIERVAPQVAYGLSQPIEMRNNEIMAGIRADVGIKIFGDDLLQLKSIAEEISTKIKHIPGVVDLRIEQLYGLEYLRIKPNREKLARYDQSILDINRVTESISSGVPAGIVYEGMKRFEIVVKTDVGSNPEQIKNIPVKVGKNTFAPLHELSEIQIEDGPVQIYHQNQNRYALVQFNIRGSDMVSTVNSVQKVLENEIKFPVGYHYTTGGEFEKFESATKTLYVVVPITLIIIFLILYFAFNEVSAAIIIFLNVPFAITGGIFALYLRSLPFSISAGVGFIALFGIAVLNGLVLISFIRSLEHVGITKEEAVKEAAISRLRPVLTTALLASIGFIPMAISTSPGAEVQRPLATVVIGGLVSASALTLFVLPLVYLKFAAKKVFMLSKDV
- a CDS encoding efflux RND transporter periplasmic adaptor subunit; the protein is MKKQTILLFSSLILIAFSIYLWKFRGTNTSSEISDEPKDIVKLLEENRKNLSLETDVVRIEPIQTKIELIGETEAVPDAIIDVPARISGRITSVFFVEGDSIEKGQKLATIDSPELAKLRSAYLVAKSKYIATEQNLNRISSLVKMNLAAKQELIDAESNLKVIESEKISAEENLRANGLAIDNSASGVYTVYAPKSGLALSRNAIPGSIVLGNQILTTIAELSQLWFQAKIFENDLKFLSEGISGKIILNAYPDSEFDGILEHIGEKVDPESRTVHARLVFKNKNRKAKIGLFGKATLSVNGRTGIQILENAIQSYQNRKFVFIESQSNEFKWKEITTGITTDGKTEVLSGITQGDRIVTKGAFELKAILFKSTFGGE
- a CDS encoding TolC family protein codes for the protein MNFNFFPKLFKLILSCLVYIYISIGPLHSESNDSYGVSCQKFNSLTELSQCIVRKHPDYRIEEIKLREISGRKKIASYYFPSNPVFNSYAAIRKGDSTGPALLSGPTAANNFQVMVNQEIFTNGKREIAIQIADEEFKAQVIRLESVRRFLEFGVLKKMTRFRYLYLEEENSLNSLNLVKELKKVSKARVNEGLSPGIDESLSESEEIRIFKIWNQTHRLSENAKSELEVLLGAPLEIDITQIQHWFLPKDLPKEKVYLIQMAMQMRPELSLSEKEIELSVLRQNEVRRQKIPNVTLGAFTQNDGFNERVVGGMVSFPMTVWRDYEGETIIASSKIDSSKELKESVSRNIKQEVLFALTNYLTLSEEIKLYDTQTMERAESDLKNLQEAIRFGKIKIIDAINHQRILLQTKLNYLNTKSEFELAQIELVRVLGLPSDSLGVKP